Proteins encoded within one genomic window of Formosa agariphila KMM 3901:
- a CDS encoding endonuclease/exonuclease/phosphatase family protein produces the protein MKTIAFFNLENLFDITNDPNTFDTDFLSTSEKRWTLKRYENKLFKLGLAISSIGKTETETHPAIVGVAEVENAKVIQDLLDSEHLKDIPYDFVHYDSPDERGIDVALLYDTTQFTVTDSAPYSIILTEENGETDYTRDILRVSGIFNGEVIHLLVNHWPSKHEESNEPKRMEVSNKATEIITSLKLEDPNAKIIVMGDFNDNSSSESVQALVNNNALFNPMEQLKSFDRGTVNYRFKWDVFDQFMLTHNFLDHRPGTHNFDSANIFDPDFMKQYKGRFKGQPFRTYAGKTYKGGYSDHFPVYLLLRSVPKVV, from the coding sequence ATGAAAACCATTGCCTTTTTTAATTTAGAAAATTTATTCGATATCACCAACGATCCTAACACTTTCGATACAGATTTTTTATCGACTTCTGAAAAACGTTGGACTTTAAAACGATACGAAAACAAATTATTTAAATTAGGTTTAGCTATTTCTAGCATTGGAAAAACAGAAACAGAAACCCATCCTGCAATAGTTGGAGTTGCCGAAGTGGAGAACGCAAAAGTAATTCAAGATCTTTTGGATTCTGAACACTTAAAAGATATACCTTACGATTTTGTGCATTACGATTCTCCAGACGAGCGAGGTATTGATGTTGCTTTACTTTACGACACCACCCAATTTACAGTAACCGATTCTGCGCCTTATTCTATAATTTTAACAGAAGAAAACGGCGAAACAGATTACACACGCGATATTTTACGTGTGTCTGGTATTTTTAACGGTGAAGTCATTCATCTTTTGGTTAATCATTGGCCTTCAAAACATGAAGAATCTAACGAACCAAAACGTATGGAAGTTTCTAATAAAGCCACAGAAATAATAACAAGCCTTAAGTTAGAAGACCCTAACGCTAAGATTATTGTAATGGGCGATTTTAATGATAATTCGTCAAGTGAAAGCGTACAAGCCTTGGTTAATAACAACGCCCTTTTCAATCCGATGGAGCAATTAAAATCTTTTGACAGAGGTACGGTAAATTACAGGTTTAAATGGGATGTTTTTGATCAATTTATGTTAACCCATAATTTTCTAGACCACAGGCCTGGAACGCATAATTTTGATAGCGCTAACATTTTTGATCCAGATTTTATGAAACAATATAAAGGTCGTTTTAAAGGCCAGCCCTTCCGGACTTATGCTGGGAAGACCTACAAAGGCGGTTATAGCGATCATTTTCCTGTGTACTTATTATTACGTAGTGTCCCTAAAGTTGTCTAA
- a CDS encoding DUF5689 domain-containing protein: MKRTRNINRILGVLILMTLLSCVQDDDFSVPSNLNEDENKSLNTILNGLKAGTLQEISIASLKQQFVAGEVVQFSSKSVVKGYVTSSDKTGNFYKELYIQDQPSNPTAAIHIVLNQVDSYNQFNVGREVYVLLQDLYLGETASEILAIGGAEDGSRVDLLTENQIRTHVFRSSETVEIEPIVLNFSDINENFIGMFVAINNVEFPEHLEGQSYFNAIDDFDTQRKMQRCEGFSYEEFILETSSFSTFKNEILPTQNGTIKGVISKSYGGDDFVLVLNDTKDVILNNPRCTPLNADDFTIIFEETFNDAVDEETLDIEGWINFAERGHVLWTEQIYSKNGYAEFGTFGATDTQNVAWLISPGIHMDEQENEFLNFKMAQHHITSVRNKIEVLVSTDFNGTDVLNATWTEIEAKVPTKYDEWYAFKDSGLIDISQYSGTLYIAFKVTGSGTNEALDGSYQLDDFRVLTEK, from the coding sequence ATGAAAAGGACAAGAAATATAAATCGGATTTTAGGTGTTTTGATATTAATGACATTATTGTCCTGCGTTCAGGATGATGATTTTTCGGTACCTTCTAATTTAAATGAAGATGAAAATAAAAGCTTGAATACTATTCTTAACGGTTTAAAAGCAGGTACGCTTCAAGAAATATCTATAGCATCCTTAAAACAACAATTTGTTGCTGGCGAGGTTGTTCAATTTAGTTCTAAAAGTGTGGTTAAAGGTTATGTAACATCGTCCGATAAAACAGGAAATTTTTATAAAGAATTATATATTCAAGATCAGCCTAGTAATCCAACGGCAGCAATACATATTGTTTTAAATCAGGTCGATTCGTATAATCAGTTTAATGTAGGGAGAGAAGTTTATGTGTTATTGCAAGATTTATATTTAGGAGAAACAGCTTCAGAGATTTTAGCTATTGGAGGTGCCGAAGATGGAAGTCGAGTCGATTTGTTAACCGAAAATCAAATTAGAACACATGTATTTCGTTCTTCAGAAACGGTAGAGATTGAGCCAATTGTGTTAAATTTTTCAGACATTAATGAAAATTTTATAGGCATGTTTGTGGCTATAAATAACGTTGAGTTTCCAGAGCATCTAGAAGGTCAATCGTATTTTAATGCTATTGATGATTTTGATACTCAGCGAAAAATGCAACGTTGTGAAGGTTTTAGTTACGAAGAATTTATTTTAGAGACGAGTTCGTTTTCAACCTTTAAAAATGAAATACTACCAACTCAAAATGGAACGATAAAAGGAGTGATTTCTAAAAGTTATGGAGGCGACGATTTTGTTTTAGTTTTAAATGATACTAAAGATGTGATTTTAAATAATCCGCGCTGCACACCTTTAAACGCTGACGATTTTACTATAATTTTTGAAGAGACTTTTAATGATGCTGTAGACGAAGAAACCTTAGATATCGAAGGCTGGATTAATTTTGCTGAACGTGGTCATGTGTTATGGACTGAACAAATTTACAGTAAAAATGGTTATGCCGAATTTGGAACATTTGGCGCAACCGACACTCAAAACGTTGCATGGTTAATCTCTCCAGGTATACATATGGATGAACAGGAAAACGAATTTTTGAATTTCAAAATGGCTCAACATCATATTACTTCTGTAAGAAATAAGATTGAAGTTTTAGTCTCTACAGATTTTAATGGAACAGATGTGTTAAATGCCACTTGGACCGAAATTGAGGCCAAAGTTCCCACCAAATACGATGAATGGTATGCCTTTAAAGATTCTGGTTTAATCGATATTTCTCAATATTCTGGTACTTTATACATTGCTTTTAAAGTTACAGGTTCGGGAACCAATGAAGCTTTAGATGGCTCGTATCAATTAGATGATTTTAGAGTGTTAACCGAAAAGTAA
- a CDS encoding DUF2480 family protein — translation MAEDIINRVANSKLKVLDLEDYYPLGSRILLDIKDWLLEGFVLREKEFRAHVATHNWEQYQNAYVALTCTTDAIVPAWAYMLITVELEPFAEKVNLGDLKDLETSIYQDIINDLDVSEFKDAPVIIKGCSKKPVPESAYVMISNKIRPVAKSIMFGEACSSVPLYKRK, via the coding sequence ATGGCAGAAGATATTATAAACAGAGTTGCTAATAGCAAGCTAAAAGTTTTGGATCTTGAAGATTATTATCCTTTAGGATCTAGAATTTTGTTAGATATTAAAGATTGGTTATTAGAAGGTTTTGTGCTTCGTGAAAAAGAATTTAGAGCACATGTCGCAACTCATAATTGGGAACAATATCAAAACGCATATGTGGCTTTAACGTGTACTACAGATGCTATTGTGCCTGCATGGGCTTATATGCTCATAACTGTAGAGTTAGAACCTTTTGCTGAAAAAGTAAATCTAGGAGATTTAAAAGATTTAGAAACATCAATTTATCAAGATATTATTAACGATTTAGATGTTTCAGAATTTAAAGATGCCCCAGTTATTATTAAAGGCTGTTCTAAAAAACCCGTGCCAGAAAGTGCTTATGTTATGATTAGTAATAAAATAAGACCCGTTGCTAAATCTATCATGTTTGGTGAAGCGTGTTCTAGCGTTCCTCTTTATAAAAGAAAGTAA
- a CDS encoding EF-hand domain-containing protein — protein sequence MKLIKIGTLVLGLLAFSNVNAQEKKEKRDPKVVFERLDTNKDAKLSLEELEARDEKVKEGGNEAKKPVDTKTMFERKDKNKDGFLDLEEFSARPPKKK from the coding sequence ATGAAATTAATTAAAATTGGAACTTTGGTATTGGGTTTATTGGCTTTTTCTAATGTTAATGCACAAGAAAAAAAAGAGAAAAGAGACCCTAAAGTTGTTTTCGAAAGACTTGACACAAATAAAGACGCTAAATTAAGTTTGGAAGAGTTAGAAGCGAGAGATGAGAAAGTTAAAGAAGGTGGAAATGAGGCTAAAAAACCTGTAGACACTAAGACCATGTTTGAAAGAAAAGATAAAAACAAAGATGGTTTTCTTGATTTAGAAGAGTTTTCTGCTAGACCTCCAAAGAAGAAATAA
- a CDS encoding bile acid:sodium symporter family protein has product MQKYLGVLGFITIIIGLILIKTTYIAYMPIFLIIGIIGLALSTRNHKIWGGFTFSLWILAGVVTSLAYPQHFLQIGSFKLELLIVPLLQIIMFGMGSQMSLKDFQGVLKMPKGVIIGVVCQFTIMPIVGFTIASAFGFPPEIAAGIILVGSSPSGLASNVMSFIAKANLALSVTLTACATMLAPFLTPLLMRFFASEMITIDVWDMMIGIFNMVILPICAGLLFNVFAFDNKSNKTKAFQTLGFFGMVCIKNGINFFDQGGTVSSLLQNIAYDGLKFLVVPIILAVVLKYYLASRREAMNKVLSFISMLAIAVIIVVITASGRDSLLEVGFTLILACLLHNVFGYGLGYSVGKLLKLEEQDCRTIALEVGMQNGGLASGLALQMGKVATVGLAPAVFGPIMNISGSTLASWWKTKPPKTNKVKE; this is encoded by the coding sequence ATGCAAAAGTATTTAGGTGTCTTAGGTTTTATTACCATAATTATTGGCTTAATTTTAATAAAAACAACTTATATAGCATATATGCCTATATTTCTAATAATAGGAATTATAGGCTTAGCCCTTTCTACAAGAAATCATAAAATATGGGGTGGGTTTACATTTTCCCTTTGGATTTTAGCCGGCGTGGTTACCTCGTTGGCATATCCGCAACATTTTCTTCAAATAGGAAGCTTTAAATTAGAACTTCTTATTGTACCACTTTTACAAATTATTATGTTTGGAATGGGCTCGCAAATGAGTCTGAAAGACTTTCAAGGAGTACTAAAAATGCCTAAAGGCGTTATCATTGGTGTTGTTTGTCAGTTTACCATTATGCCAATTGTTGGATTTACCATAGCTAGTGCTTTTGGATTTCCACCAGAAATAGCAGCAGGTATTATTTTGGTAGGATCCTCTCCAAGCGGATTGGCATCGAATGTGATGTCTTTTATTGCTAAAGCTAATTTAGCCTTGTCTGTTACATTAACGGCTTGTGCGACTATGTTAGCACCATTTTTAACGCCACTCTTAATGCGATTTTTTGCGTCTGAAATGATTACCATTGATGTGTGGGACATGATGATTGGTATTTTTAATATGGTTATTTTACCAATCTGTGCTGGTTTACTTTTCAATGTGTTTGCTTTCGATAATAAATCGAATAAGACAAAAGCATTTCAAACGTTAGGATTCTTCGGGATGGTATGTATTAAAAATGGGATTAATTTTTTCGATCAAGGAGGTACAGTGTCTAGCTTATTACAAAATATTGCGTACGATGGATTAAAATTCTTAGTTGTTCCAATAATTTTGGCAGTTGTTTTAAAGTACTATTTGGCTTCTAGGAGAGAAGCTATGAATAAGGTGCTATCATTCATATCCATGCTCGCTATTGCGGTTATAATAGTTGTAATTACAGCTTCGGGTAGAGACAGTTTGTTAGAAGTTGGATTTACATTAATACTCGCTTGTTTATTACATAATGTGTTTGGATACGGATTAGGATATTCCGTTGGAAAACTCTTAAAACTAGAAGAACAGGATTGTCGAACTATAGCTTTAGAAGTGGGGATGCAAAACGGCGGATTAGCGTCTGGACTAGCCTTGCAAATGGGTAAAGTGGCAACTGTAGGATTGGCACCAGCAGTATTTGGACCAATAATGAATATTTCTGGATCTACTTTAGCATCGTGGTGGAAAACAAAACCTCCTAAAACCAATAAGGTAAAAGAATAA
- a CDS encoding DUF3078 domain-containing protein — translation MKRIFTICFLLVATASFAQTKEELESLQSAKKDSISALQSDVDALQTKIDEFPGWHFGAFGTIGANLSEFNNWYAQGSPDNSAGNITITVNPYAKLNRETFFWYTTANVNLSWVKFDDKDDPNDDEDYRQATDIFTLTSLYGYKFTEKLAASALVEYRTTLLNNFNDPGYLDLGVGITWTPIPSLIVVAHPLNYNFVFSNDDVIFDSSLGFKLVADYSKSFGKLKVKSNLSLFQSYEDSNLSNWTWTNALGYEVWRGIGLGFEFGLRDNKQEALNYAVNTLNDPNATFDNVDNDLQTYWTFGLSYAF, via the coding sequence ATGAAAAGAATTTTTACAATCTGCTTCCTATTGGTTGCCACAGCTTCATTCGCTCAAACAAAAGAGGAATTAGAAAGTTTACAGAGTGCTAAAAAAGATTCTATAAGTGCGCTTCAATCTGATGTTGATGCTCTTCAAACTAAAATTGATGAATTTCCAGGATGGCATTTTGGTGCTTTTGGTACTATAGGTGCTAACTTATCTGAATTCAACAATTGGTATGCACAAGGATCTCCAGATAACTCTGCAGGGAACATTACAATTACAGTAAACCCTTACGCAAAATTAAACAGAGAAACTTTTTTCTGGTATACTACAGCAAACGTTAATTTAAGCTGGGTAAAGTTTGATGATAAAGATGATCCAAACGATGACGAAGATTACAGACAAGCTACAGACATCTTTACTTTAACCTCACTTTACGGTTATAAGTTTACTGAAAAATTAGCTGCTTCTGCTTTAGTAGAATATAGAACTACCTTATTAAACAACTTTAACGATCCTGGATATTTAGACTTAGGGGTCGGGATTACGTGGACTCCAATTCCAAGTTTAATTGTTGTAGCACACCCTTTAAACTACAACTTTGTGTTTAGTAATGATGATGTTATTTTCGACTCATCTCTAGGTTTTAAACTTGTTGCAGATTACTCTAAATCTTTCGGAAAATTAAAAGTGAAATCTAATTTATCTTTATTCCAATCTTATGAAGATTCAAATCTTTCTAACTGGACATGGACAAACGCATTGGGCTACGAAGTATGGAGAGGAATTGGTCTTGGTTTCGAATTTGGTTTAAGAGACAACAAGCAAGAAGCACTTAATTATGCTGTAAATACATTAAACGACCCAAATGCAACATTCGACAATGTTGATAACGATTTACAAACATATTGGACATTTGGTTTAAGCTACGCATTCTAA
- a CDS encoding DUF59 domain-containing protein — protein sequence MSTEIDTAELGEKIVKVLKSIYDPEIPVDIYELGLIYDVFVNEDYEVKILMTLTTPNCPVAETLPLEVEEKVKSLDMVKDAEVEITFDPPWSQDLMSEEAKLELGML from the coding sequence ATGAGCACAGAAATAGATACTGCCGAATTAGGCGAGAAAATTGTAAAGGTTTTAAAGTCGATTTACGATCCAGAAATCCCAGTAGATATTTACGAATTAGGATTAATTTACGATGTATTTGTAAACGAAGACTATGAAGTAAAAATACTAATGACATTAACTACACCTAACTGTCCTGTTGCAGAAACGTTACCTTTAGAAGTAGAAGAAAAGGTAAAATCTTTAGACATGGTAAAAGACGCAGAGGTAGAAATAACTTTTGATCCACCATGGAGTCAAGATTTAATGAGCGAAGAAGCTAAGTTAGAATTAGGTATGCTTTAA
- the hflX gene encoding GTPase HflX, translated as MLEKKDINLERAVLIGIITKDQNEEQSKEYLDELEFLTYTAGGEVLKRFTQKMEMPNPKTFIGTGKMADVQQFIEDNDVGTAIFDDELSAAQERNISKILNCKVLDRTNLILDIFAQRAQTSYARTQVELAQCEYLLPRLRGMWTHLERQKGGIGMRGPGETEIETDRRIVRERIALLKAKIKTIDKQMSVQRGNRGAMVRVALVGYTNVGKSTLMNVVSKSEVFAENKLFATLDTTVRKVVIHNLPFLLSDTVGFIRKLPTQLVDSFKSTLDEVREADLLLHVVDISHPNFEDHIASVEKILGEIQGADKPTIMVFNKIDAYEAEPFDETDLQEVRNSSHYSIEEWKRTWMNKLGENALFISALNKENLEDFRKRVYDEVREIHVTRFPYNHFLYPDYEDLDLSEEE; from the coding sequence ATGCTAGAAAAAAAGGATATAAACTTAGAACGTGCAGTTTTAATAGGTATTATTACCAAAGATCAAAACGAAGAGCAATCTAAAGAGTATTTGGATGAATTGGAATTTTTAACGTATACCGCAGGTGGTGAAGTGTTAAAACGATTTACCCAAAAAATGGAAATGCCAAATCCTAAAACCTTTATAGGTACAGGAAAAATGGCAGATGTGCAGCAATTTATAGAAGATAATGATGTAGGTACAGCTATTTTCGATGATGAATTATCGGCTGCTCAAGAACGAAATATAAGTAAAATTTTAAATTGTAAAGTTCTTGATAGAACCAATTTAATCTTAGATATTTTCGCGCAACGTGCACAAACGAGTTATGCGAGAACGCAAGTGGAATTGGCACAATGCGAATATTTATTACCACGTTTAAGAGGGATGTGGACACACCTTGAACGCCAAAAAGGGGGGATAGGAATGCGTGGTCCTGGAGAAACAGAAATTGAAACAGATAGACGTATTGTTCGTGAACGTATTGCATTATTAAAAGCTAAAATTAAAACCATAGACAAGCAAATGTCGGTGCAACGAGGAAATCGTGGCGCTATGGTTCGTGTGGCTTTAGTAGGATATACCAATGTTGGAAAATCTACTTTAATGAATGTGGTTAGTAAAAGTGAGGTGTTTGCAGAAAACAAATTATTCGCTACACTAGATACTACGGTTAGAAAAGTTGTAATTCATAATTTACCTTTCTTATTAAGTGACACCGTTGGATTTATTAGAAAATTACCAACACAATTGGTAGATTCGTTCAAGAGTACGTTAGATGAAGTTCGTGAAGCCGATTTATTATTACATGTTGTTGATATTTCTCATCCTAATTTTGAAGATCATATAGCTTCAGTAGAGAAAATCTTAGGAGAAATTCAAGGTGCAGATAAGCCAACAATAATGGTGTTTAATAAAATTGATGCTTATGAAGCAGAGCCTTTTGATGAAACCGATTTACAAGAGGTTAGAAATTCTTCACACTATTCTATTGAAGAGTGGAAGCGAACTTGGATGAATAAACTTGGCGAAAATGCATTGTTTATTTCAGCCTTAAATAAAGAGAATTTAGAAGATTTTAGAAAACGTGTTTACGATGAGGTTAGAGAGATTCATGTCACTCGTTTTCCATATAATCACTTTTTATATCCAGATTACGAGGATTTAGATTTAAGTGAAGAGGAATAA